CTGGCCGGCGACCAGGCCGTGACACGGGCCATCATCTTTTCCGCAACCAAACGCGATGCCGACAGCCTGGCCCGTGAACTGACCGCTGGTGGACATCGCGCCGCCGCCTTGCACGGCGACATGAATCAGGGCGCACGCAACCGCACCGTCGGTGATCTGCGCCGCGGTAAAATCCGCCTGCTGGTGGCTACCGATGTAGCGGCACGCGGCCTCGATGTGTCGGGCATCAGCCACGTAATCAATTTCGATCTGCCCCAGTCGGCCGAAGACTACGTACATCGTATCGGTCGCACCGGGCGCGCCGGCGCCTCCGGCATCGCGATTTCCTTTGCCGCCGGTGATGACGCCCTGCGCCTGCAGCGTATTGAACGCTACATCGGCCAGCGTTTGGACCAATCGGTCATTGCTGGGCTGGAGCCTAGCCGTCCCTTGCGAAGCGCACGTCCCGCAGCGGGCCGTCCCGGCAATCGTCGCGAAGGCGCGGCCCCCGGCCGCTTCGGCGGCAACCGCAACAGTGAGGTTCGGGAGCGTGGCGAGCGCCGTCCCCGTCCCGAGCGCAAGGGGCCGGTGATCGAGTACCGCAGCCGCAAGAACAATTTGTAAAAGCAAGGCTGAAGAGAAAAAAAGGGCGGCATTCCGGTAAGGGATGCCGCCCTTTTTTTGTGGGGAAATTCAACGGACTAACCGGCGATGCCGATCCATAACGCGAGCAGTCGTGTCATTTCCTGCATCTGCTGGTCGGTCAAAATGCCGATCTTTTGTCCTGCTTTCGATCTGGGGAGAGTCATCAGCTTGTCGACTTGGACTTGGGATTTTACAGTCAGTCCGTTTTCCGGCAAGGGCTCAACAGTGTAGCGAAAGAGCGGTGTCGGTTGCAGATGGCTACTCAGAAGGCAGATCGTAACGCTCGGATGTTCCGCAAACAAGTCGGATTGTACGATCAAGGCGGGGCGGGGTTTCCCGAAAGCCCCAGGTACCGCCACCAGAACGAGATCGCCTCGTTTCATTCATGGCCCCAGTCAGCGAGATCGGCCAGAAGTTCAAGATCGCGGGTTTCCAGGGGATCATTGCGAATAATGCGCGATTGTCTGCGGCATTCCTCGGCAAAGTCGCATGAATTCGCGTCCGGCACCCATATTTGGACGGGTTTGAGGCCTGCGGCGCGCATGCGGCTGCGGTAACTTTTTACTCGATCCTTGGGCGATTTGGCTTGGGATTGCACAGTAGGCACCTCTCTTGGCAGCGTTACATGTAACGCTACCATAGTGGTCGTGCAAGGACAAGGAAATTGAAAATCCGTACTTACGCCCTGCCGAGCCTGGAAAAGGGATTCACACGGGCACCCGCGATTCGCAGGGGATCTTCACCTGGCACAGCCCGCAGGGGGTGGCGCCGGTGCCGAATTTTTCCGTGGTGTAGGGCGTCGTCACTTCACGGATGTAGGTGCGGCAGCGCTCCTTGTCGTGGCCGTGAACGGTGGTGATGGCGTTCACCGGGCAGCGCCGCACGCAGGCCCCGCAGGTGCCGCGTGCATGCCACAAACACCAGGCCTGATGATCATCCCCGTAGGGTCGTTCACTGACCGGCAGTGCGAGGCGCGTGACCACCGAACCGAAACGCACCGCCTTGCCGTAGGGGGTAATGAGACCGTCGGAGAGTCCGAAGGTGCCCATCCCGGCAATGAAGGCGGTGTGGCGTTCAGACCAGTTGGAGGCAATGCCGAAATTTTCTGAAGTGCGGTAGTCAAAGCCTGGCAAGCGCTCGGGTGCGACAGACGCGAAGCCGGCGTCAGTAAGGGTCGCGGCCAGATGCAGACGCAGGTCGCAGTTGAACTGCTCACCGAAAAAACGTGAGCGCGCCCAGCGCTCGGCGGGAAGTTTATCTTCCCGCTGCTGGTCGTGGCGGGTTGCGGCGGTCTGCGGCAGCACATAGCTGATCACGCGCAACTCGGAGGCCGCAGCGGGTGTCTCGGGAAAGGCTTGCGCAAAGGCTTCTTCGGGTGTCCAGTAAAAGGGGCCGATCATGTCCTTGAGGCGCGCAAACCAGGGATCGTCGCCGCGCGCCACCGCAAAGTGGGGCGCGGCCCAGGCTTTTTCAGAGCTTGCAAGGTGCAGGCTGTTGGCGGGGGATTTCTGCCAGAAATCGTGCAGGATGTCCTGCACCCAGGCGCGCTGTGTGTCAGGTTGAGTCATGGCGATCTCCGCTGAAAGGCAACGTAAGGGTTCAGCATGCACCGCAGGGTGCGGCACTGTCGGACGTTGCGGCTGAATAGCAACGCAACAGGATGTTTTTACTCTAACCGATGTTTGGAAAAAACCCAAGGAGCGCGGCAATCAGGCGCGAGAAAAACGCCGTGGCACGGCACGGCTCAGGATGAACAGAAGGGCGGCGGCAACGACAATGGACGGCCCTGCCGGGGTGTCCCACTGCAGGGATGCGGCCAGCCCGCCGCCGACCGCCAGGCAGCCGACCAGGCTTGCCGCCGCGGCCATGGTTTCGGGGGTGCGGGTCAGGCGACGTGCCGTGGCGGCTGGAATGATGAGCAGGGCAGTGACCAGAATGACGCCGACGATTTTCATCATCACCGCCACCACCAGAGCCAGCAGTGCGGTGTAGAGCCACTGCACGAAACCCACCCGGACCCCATCCACCCGAGCCAGATCTTCATGCACGGTGAGGGCCAGCAGCGGTCTCCAGATAGCGGCCAGCGCCGTAATGGCGAGGAGTCCGCCGCTGAAAATCCAGGCCAGATCGGTGCGGTTGACGGCCAGGATATCGCCGAACAGATAGGCCATGAGATCCACCCGCACATCCTGCATAAAGGCCAGGGCGACAAGCCCCAGAGCCAGAGAGCCGTGGGAGAGGATGCCGAGCAGGGTGTCGCTCGCCAGCTCGCGCTGGCGTTGCAATGCAAACAGCAGCAGGGCCAGCAACTGACAGACGGCGATCACCGCCAGGGTCGGATCCAGGTTCAGCAGAAGTCCCAGGGCGATGCCGAGCAGGGCGCTGTGCGCCAGGGTGTCACCGAAATAGGCCAGGCGCCGCCACACCATGAAGACACCGAAGGGCCCGGATACCGCAGCGACGCCGAGGCCGCCGAACAGGGCGCGCAGAAGAAAGTCGTCGAAAATCATTGTGCTTTCTCCTGATGATGACGGTGCTTGCGGTCATGGCTGTAGATGGCGAGGCTGTCGGCGCGCGCCCCGAAAAGCTCGATGAAAGCGCTGTTGCGCGCGATGGCTTCGGGAGTGCCGCTACAGCAGATATGGCGGTTGAGGCATACCACCCGGTCGGTGGCGCCCATAACCAGATGCAGGTCGTGGGAGACGAGGAGGATGGCGCACCCGAGGCGCCGCCGCAGGGTGCCGAGGTACTCATAGAAATCCTGCTGGCCATGCACATCGATGCCCTGGGTCGGTTCATCGAGCACCAGCAATTGCGGCCGGTTGAGCTGTGCCCGCACCAGCAGCACGCGCTGTAACTCGCCGCCGGAGAGTTTCTGCAAAGGGCGCTCGGCAAGATGCCCGAGTCCGGCGTTGGCAAGCTCTCGCAGAGGTTTAAGGCCGGCCGTGGGTGCCAGGTTGAGAAAGCGGAGCACGCTCAGGGGAAAGGTTTCGTCCAGGTGCAGGCGCTGCGGCACATAGCCCAGACGCAGGCCGGGCTGGCGCCAGACCTCGCCGCTGTCCGGCTTAAGCAGGTTCAGGGCGATGCGCAGCAGGGTGGTTTTGCCCGCACCGTTGGGGCCGACGATGGTAATGATTTCATCGGCGGTAACGTTGAGATCGACCGCTTTGAGGATTTCACGATCCCCGAGACGCACGCTGACGGCAGACACACGCAGCAACGTTTGGCTTTCAGCGCTTGTCATCGTTTAGTCCCGGCACTGGGGACAGAGGCCGAGGATTTCCACTGTCTGCAGACGCGGGGCGAAACCCGAAGCGCTGCTGCCGCGGGCGATGGCGGCGCTGATGTCGGCGTCATCGAGTTCGACCAGATTCTGGCACTGTTCACAGATCAGAAACTGGCCGCTGTGATCTTCTCCGGGGCGTGCGCAGCCGACGAAGGCGTTGAGGGAGGAAACGCGGTGGATAAGGCCCTGCTCCAGAAGAAAGTCCAGGGCGCGGTAGACCGTCGGCGGGGCCGCGGAGCCATTCTCCTGCAAGCGCGCCAGCAAAGCGTAGGCGCCCACCGGCTTGTGGTTGCTCCAGACCAGTTCGAGAACCCGGCGCCGCAATTCGGTCAGGCGCACCCCGCGGGCGCGGCAGATGGTTTCGGCGGTATCGAGGGCGGTGGCCACGCAGGTTGCATGGTCATGGTCCTGGCTGGGAAACAGATGATCCGGGGCAGGTCGCAAAGCGGTTTTCTCCTGTTTTTTGATTTGAAAATGTTATAACCTAACATATTCTGCGGGGCAAGGGCTTTTGTCCTTTGTCCTTGGTTGTCCAAATTTGTCCGTGCCGGTTGGAGGTTTTTTTATGTTCTTCAAAGTGATTTTTTCTGTATTCGCCCTTTTGTTGTCCTCAACGGCCTGGGCGCAGCCCAAGGTGGTCGTGAGCGTCAAGCCGGTGCATTCTCTGGTGGCGGGGGTGCTGGACGGCATCGGCGAGGCTGAACTGTTGCTGTCCGGCGGCGAGTCGCCGCACAGCTATGCGTTGCGCCCTTCCCAGGCGCGTGCTTTGGCCGCGGCGGATCTGGTGTTCTGGGTCGGCCCCGACCTGGAGACTTTTCTGACGCGGGCCCTGCGTTCCTTGAGCGCCGATGCGCGCGTTGTACGTCTGTCTGAGGCCCCGGGGCTCGAACTTCTGCCGATGCGCAGTGGCGGAGTATGGGACGCGCATGACCACGACCACGGGCACGGGCACGGCCATGGACACGAACATGCCTCTGACAGTCATGGCCATGCGAAAAAACATCAGCAGGAGGGCGGCTCTGATCCTCACCTGTGGCTTGATCCAGGCAATGCCCAAGCCATTGTGGCGATTGCCCTGGCCGAGTTGCAGAAGCTGTTTCCCGAGCAGCGCGAACGCTTGGCCGCCAATGCCGCGCAATTGACGGAGCGCCTTGCGGTCCTGGATGCCGAACTCGGGCGGCAGCTGGCGCCGGTGCGCGAAATGCCTTTTGTCGTGTTTCACGATGCCTACCAGTATCTGGAGCAGCGCTATGGACTCAACTCGGTCGGCTCCATCAGCCTCAACCCCGAGCGCACGCCCGGCGCACAGCGGGTGCGCGAGGTGCAGCGCCTGATCCGGGAGCGCGGCGCGCGCTGCGTGTTTGCCGAGCCCCAGTTCACCCCGCGTCTGGTGGACACGGTGATGCAGGGCAGCGGCGCACGCCTGGGCGTGCTCGATCCGCTGGGGGCCGAATTGGTGCAAGGGCCTGATGCCTATTTCGCACTCATGACAGCCTTGGGCGAGAATTTACGCGCCTGCCTGGACCCGGACGGCCCGTGAGCGAACTGCGTGAAGAGGTGGCGGCCTACGGCCGCCACCTGGCACACTATGACCGCTGGTTTGAGCGCTGCTTGCAGCGCTTTTCCCAGCGCATCCGCTGCGCGGCTGGTTGTTCGGCCTGCTGCCGGGCGCTGTTCGATATCAGTCTGCTCGATGCCGCCCTGCTGCAGGAGGGGTTGCGGCGCTTGCCGGCGAAGGTGCAGACACAGGTTGCTGAGCGCGCCTGGGCGATCATCGCTCGTCTCCAACAGCGCTGGCCGGGGTTCGACCATCCCTTCACTCTCAATCATCTTCCTGAAGACCAGTGGGAGGTGCCCGAGGAGGACGACACGCCCTGCCCGCTGCTCGACGCACAGGGGCGCTGTCTGGTTTACGCATATCGCCCGGCCACCTGCCGGCTGCATGGGCTGCCCAATATCGATGAAGGCGGAGAGGTTTTTCAGGCGCAGAGTTGCAGCCATAATTTCCCAGGGGAAGACGCGCTGGAAATCCTGGAGCTGCGCGCGGATTTTCGCACGGTCTTCAGGGAAGAAGCGCATCTTTACCGGCGCTTTGCCGAGAAGGTCTGGGGATCGCCCGAGGTGCAGGCCGACACATTCATCGCCGCTGTGCCCTTTATTGATTTCACCGTGCTTGGCGCGCGCAAAAGACATGATAAATTATAGGAGAATCCTGCATCGCCGGAGATTTTCCCATGTCCTTTTCCCTGCCGACCTATCATCCCCCGGATTTCACCACGGCAAAACTGGCCGCCGCGCCCCTGACGCGCTTCGCGCGGGTTCAACGCGACGGCGTGGCGCCGCCGGATTATCACGCCACTTCGATTTTCCCCGAATACCTGCATCTGGCTCCCGGTGACTGGCGCCTGCTGACCGATTCGCGCATGGACTGCGTGGTGCGCCGGGGAGAAAAGGGTGCCCTGGAGGTGGTTGAATTTCGCCGCTTGCGGTGCGGTGACCGGGTCGCCCTCGGGCGGCACGAGGATGGCAGCGACGGCATCTATGTGCATACCAGCGGTTTTCGCTTTGCCGAGCAGCGCCCCGAAAAATTCGCCTTTCGTACCCTGACCACCCGTGAATCCTCCTTTTCCTTTGATTACGATGAGCTTTCCACGCTGCTCGAACATGAGCGGGAGGCGGGTTTTGTTCTCTGGGTGCTGGGGCCGGCCCTGGCCTTTGATCGCGATGCCCGCGCGGCCTTTGTGCGCCTGGTGCGCAACGGCTACGTTCAGGGTTTGCTGGCCGGCAACGCCCTGCCCACCCACGATCTCGAAGCGGCCCTCTATGGCACCGCCCTGGGCCGGGAGATCTACCGCAAGCGCCCGGTGGCGGGAGGCCATTACAAGCATCTCGATGCCCTCAACACCCTGCGCGAGTTGGGCTCCATCGAGGCCGCCGTGAAGCGGGGCCTGGTCGGCGAGGGCATCGTTCACGCCCTGGTTGAGAAAGAGATCCCCTATGTTTTCGCCGGCTCCATCCGCGACGACGGGCCGCTGCCCGAAGTCGTCGCCGACGCCTATGCCGCCCAGGATACCATGCGCGCCCTGGCACGCCGCGCCACCACCGTCATCTGCCTGGCGACGCAGCTGCACACCATCGCGACGGGCAACATGGCGCCGAGCTATAAGGTCCTGGCGGATGGGGCGGTGCGTCCGGTGTTTTTTTACAGCGTCGATATGTCGGAATTCGCCGCGCAGAAACTCATCAATCGCGGCTCGCTCACCACCCGCGCGATTCTGACCAATGTTCAGGATTTTGTCGTGACACTGGAGCGGGGACTCAAGGCGCGGGATCAGGGGCCGGGGTCCTAAGGGACGTTAAAGACTCATTCCGGGAAAAATTCGGTGCCGGCCTCGCCTGCCACCGCGGCTTCAATGTCCTCGACGGCGCAGATCAGGGCGCGGCGTCCTCCGTCTGCGAGAAAGCGCAGGCATGCCTGAACCTTCGGGGCCATTGAACCTGGGGCGAACTGTCCGTCTTCCTGGTGCCTGCCTGCCTCAGTCACGCTCAGGTGGCGCACGAAGCGTTGTTGCGGCGTACCGAAATTCAGCGCCACGCCGGGGACGTCGCTGGCAATAATGAACAACTCGACCCCCACCTCCCGCGCCAGCCGCGCGCTGGCCAAATCCTTGTCGATGACCGCCTCCACTCCGTGAAACCCCCGTCCTTCGCGCACCACCGGTATCCCGCCGCCCCCGCAGCAGATGACGACAAAGCCCTGCTTCGTGAGCAGGCGGATTTCGCGTTTCTCGACGACGCTCCGGGGCTCGGGCGAGGCCACCACCCGCCGCCAGCCCTGGGGCGTTTCCACCAGCGGGAATTCGGCCTGGGGGCGCTTTTTATAAAAAGGGCCGATGGGTTTGGTGGGATGCTGAAAAGCCGGATCTTCGGCGTCAACGACCACATAACTGATGAGACTCAACATCGGTGGCGGATCATTCACGCCCTCCGCGGCGAAAGCAGCATCAAGGGACGATTCGATCATGTAGCCGATCTGGCCCTGGGTCTGGGCGACGAGGATTTCCAGGGGCAGTTGCGGTACTTCGCGGCAGCTTTCCTGCTGCAGGAGCAGATTGCCCACCTGCGGGCCGTTGCCGTGGGTGATGACAAGGCGATGGCTGGTTGTCAGCCTTGCCAGTTGGCGCGCCGGCCGCTCCAGATTGGCGAACTGCTGGGTAATTGTGCCTTCTTCATTGGCGCGTACCAAGGCGTTGCCGCCCAGAGCGACGAGCAGCAGGGGTAAATCGGCTCTGGCGTTCATAGGCTTCTCCCGCGTTCCTCGCACAGCGCCTGCAGTCGCGGCCGCAGCACTTGCGCCAGGGTGGGACTGCCCCCGTCGGCATAGCCATAACGCACGCGCAGGCTGGGATGCTTGATAGTGAGAAGGCGCGACAGGTCACTGGGCGTGGCAAACAGCACCAGATCACAGGGCACGGCATTGATGCTGGCCTGCAGATCGGCCATTTGTTCGGCTCCGTAGCCCATGGCCGGCAGTACGTTTTCGAGATGAGGATAATCCTGATAAACCTGTGCCGACGCGCCCTGCGCATAGGGACGCGGGTCGAGAATCTGTGCCGCGCCTTCGCGTCGGGCGGCCAGGGTCGCGGCGCCGAAGGCCATGCCCCCGTGGGTGAGGCTGGGGCCGTCCTCTACCACCAGTACCCGTTTGCCGCGAATAGCCTCGGGTTGTTCCATGAGCAGCTCTGAGCGGCCGAGAATCACCTCGGCGTGGGGGCGCAGCTGAGCGATGCTGCGCCGCACAGCGGCAATGTCCTCGGGCATTGCGGAATCGCTTTTGGCGATGATCGCGATGTCGGCGCTCAGCAGATTGCTTTCTCCGGGAAAATACAGGCGTTCATGGCCTGGGCGGTGAGGGTCGAGAAGCACGATGTGTACATCCGGATGAAAGAAAGGCAGATCGTTGTTGCCGCCGTCCCAGATGAGTATATCGGCCTCGGCCTGCGCCTGCCGCAGAATTTCCTGATAGTCGACGCCCGCATAGACGATCTGTTTTTCATCGAGCAGCGGCTCGTATTCCTCGCGTTCTTCGATGGTGCATTGATGGCGATCCAGGTCCTCGTAAGAGGCGAAGCGCTGTACGGCCTGGCGGGCAAGATCACCGTAGGGCATGGGGTGGCGCACCACCACAGGGTGCAGGTTGAGTTCTCCGGCCAA
The window above is part of the Geoalkalibacter ferrihydriticus DSM 17813 genome. Proteins encoded here:
- a CDS encoding carbamate kinase, coding for MNARADLPLLLVALGGNALVRANEEGTITQQFANLERPARQLARLTTSHRLVITHGNGPQVGNLLLQQESCREVPQLPLEILVAQTQGQIGYMIESSLDAAFAAEGVNDPPPMLSLISYVVVDAEDPAFQHPTKPIGPFYKKRPQAEFPLVETPQGWRRVVASPEPRSVVEKREIRLLTKQGFVVICCGGGGIPVVREGRGFHGVEAVIDKDLASARLAREVGVELFIIASDVPGVALNFGTPQQRFVRHLSVTEAGRHQEDGQFAPGSMAPKVQACLRFLADGGRRALICAVEDIEAAVAGEAGTEFFPE
- a CDS encoding cyclic 2,3-diphosphoglycerate synthase, coding for MSRSVVILGAAGRDFHNFNVVFRNDPNYRVLAFTAAQIPDIAGRRYPSALAGPLYPDGIAILEERALDALLQKQPVDEVVFAYSDVPHMEVMHLASLVLARGADFVLLGPRRTQLVATRPVISVGAVRTGCGKSSVTRKLCELAGELNLHPVVVRHPMPYGDLARQAVQRFASYEDLDRHQCTIEEREEYEPLLDEKQIVYAGVDYQEILRQAQAEADILIWDGGNNDLPFFHPDVHIVLLDPHRPGHERLYFPGESNLLSADIAIIAKSDSAMPEDIAAVRRSIAQLRPHAEVILGRSELLMEQPEAIRGKRVLVVEDGPSLTHGGMAFGAATLAARREGAAQILDPRPYAQGASAQVYQDYPHLENVLPAMGYGAEQMADLQASINAVPCDLVLFATPSDLSRLLTIKHPSLRVRYGYADGGSPTLAQVLRPRLQALCEERGRSL
- a CDS encoding antitoxin MazE family protein translates to MQSQAKSPKDRVKSYRSRMRAAGLKPVQIWVPDANSCDFAEECRRQSRIIRNDPLETRDLELLADLADWGHE
- the znuB gene encoding zinc ABC transporter permease subunit ZnuB — translated: MIFDDFLLRALFGGLGVAAVSGPFGVFMVWRRLAYFGDTLAHSALLGIALGLLLNLDPTLAVIAVCQLLALLLFALQRQRELASDTLLGILSHGSLALGLVALAFMQDVRVDLMAYLFGDILAVNRTDLAWIFSGGLLAITALAAIWRPLLALTVHEDLARVDGVRVGFVQWLYTALLALVVAVMMKIVGVILVTALLIIPAATARRLTRTPETMAAAASLVGCLAVGGGLAASLQWDTPAGPSIVVAAALLFILSRAVPRRFSRA
- the znuA gene encoding zinc ABC transporter substrate-binding protein ZnuA encodes the protein MFFKVIFSVFALLLSSTAWAQPKVVVSVKPVHSLVAGVLDGIGEAELLLSGGESPHSYALRPSQARALAAADLVFWVGPDLETFLTRALRSLSADARVVRLSEAPGLELLPMRSGGVWDAHDHDHGHGHGHGHEHASDSHGHAKKHQQEGGSDPHLWLDPGNAQAIVAIALAELQKLFPEQRERLAANAAQLTERLAVLDAELGRQLAPVREMPFVVFHDAYQYLEQRYGLNSVGSISLNPERTPGAQRVREVQRLIRERGARCVFAEPQFTPRLVDTVMQGSGARLGVLDPLGAELVQGPDAYFALMTALGENLRACLDPDGP
- a CDS encoding 4Fe-4S ferredoxin; its protein translation is MTQPDTQRAWVQDILHDFWQKSPANSLHLASSEKAWAAPHFAVARGDDPWFARLKDMIGPFYWTPEEAFAQAFPETPAAASELRVISYVLPQTAATRHDQQREDKLPAERWARSRFFGEQFNCDLRLHLAATLTDAGFASVAPERLPGFDYRTSENFGIASNWSERHTAFIAGMGTFGLSDGLITPYGKAVRFGSVVTRLALPVSERPYGDDHQAWCLWHARGTCGACVRRCPVNAITTVHGHDKERCRTYIREVTTPYTTEKFGTGATPCGLCQVKIPCESRVPV
- a CDS encoding ATP-binding cassette domain-containing protein is translated as MTSAESQTLLRVSAVSVRLGDREILKAVDLNVTADEIITIVGPNGAGKTTLLRIALNLLKPDSGEVWRQPGLRLGYVPQRLHLDETFPLSVLRFLNLAPTAGLKPLRELANAGLGHLAERPLQKLSGGELQRVLLVRAQLNRPQLLVLDEPTQGIDVHGQQDFYEYLGTLRRRLGCAILLVSHDLHLVMGATDRVVCLNRHICCSGTPEAIARNSAFIELFGARADSLAIYSHDRKHRHHQEKAQ
- a CDS encoding type II toxin-antitoxin system PemK/MazF family toxin — encoded protein: MKRGDLVLVAVPGAFGKPRPALIVQSDLFAEHPSVTICLLSSHLQPTPLFRYTVEPLPENGLTVKSQVQVDKLMTLPRSKAGQKIGILTDQQMQEMTRLLALWIGIAG
- a CDS encoding YkgJ family cysteine cluster protein gives rise to the protein MSELREEVAAYGRHLAHYDRWFERCLQRFSQRIRCAAGCSACCRALFDISLLDAALLQEGLRRLPAKVQTQVAERAWAIIARLQQRWPGFDHPFTLNHLPEDQWEVPEEDDTPCPLLDAQGRCLVYAYRPATCRLHGLPNIDEGGEVFQAQSCSHNFPGEDALEILELRADFRTVFREEAHLYRRFAEKVWGSPEVQADTFIAAVPFIDFTVLGARKRHDKL
- a CDS encoding Fur family transcriptional regulator, with protein sequence MRPAPDHLFPSQDHDHATCVATALDTAETICRARGVRLTELRRRVLELVWSNHKPVGAYALLARLQENGSAAPPTVYRALDFLLEQGLIHRVSSLNAFVGCARPGEDHSGQFLICEQCQNLVELDDADISAAIARGSSASGFAPRLQTVEILGLCPQCRD